One part of the Micrococcus sp. 2A genome encodes these proteins:
- a CDS encoding ABC transporter ATP-binding protein, with translation MDRVLTRFLKRRLPDGTQYLVDRGMRIRLVFVVLGSIVVALLEMAALASVLPLVDLLTAGRLSTPVLVDVFTAWGVDTVGEQALALSGIIVAAFFTKAVLVLAFRWWTMGFTNRNLIETSSKLLAYYLRADYGLHLTRTVGTLVSNVTSTSGMAYTGVINGGVTLLTDVVTLVAVAIVVGVAMPMTALGMAVYFMVVALVLKYFIRRPASRLGWTLVVTGEASNTAALQGLENYKDVKIRGNDSAFLNAYRDARTENAAAIRLKMILTMMPRYVLEVAFVAAIAALVAISFASGRGDQAFGSLALLAMAGFRVLPSMASIMATSNEIRTSWPAFERTVAELKDAQPVLDAARRPYDRLDFRRSLEVRDASFTYPGKDEPVLKDIDLTIPFGSSYAFVGGSGAGKTTLIDLLIGFHHAQAGGVYVDGQKLDANPRGWWDNVGFVPQSVTVVNGTVLHNVLLDTEAAETVDRSEVERVLRDAQLGEWLDALPDGLDTVIGEGAVGVSGGQRQRLGIARALYRRPRLLVLDEATSALDNLTERRVTDVIQALSGRITVLVVAHRLSTVKHCDQIVLMDQGRIAGQGTFQGLQETSPEFRELVELGDLST, from the coding sequence ATGGATCGCGTGCTGACCCGATTCCTGAAGAGGCGACTCCCGGACGGGACGCAATACCTGGTGGACCGGGGCATGCGCATCCGCCTGGTGTTCGTCGTCCTGGGCTCCATCGTCGTCGCGCTCCTGGAGATGGCGGCTCTCGCGTCGGTCCTCCCGCTCGTCGACCTCCTGACGGCCGGTCGGCTCTCCACCCCCGTCCTCGTCGACGTGTTCACCGCGTGGGGCGTGGACACGGTCGGGGAGCAGGCGCTGGCTCTCTCGGGGATCATCGTCGCGGCCTTCTTCACCAAGGCCGTGCTCGTCCTCGCCTTCCGCTGGTGGACCATGGGATTCACCAACCGGAACCTGATCGAGACGTCGTCGAAGCTCCTCGCCTACTACCTGCGGGCGGACTACGGGCTCCACCTCACCCGCACGGTCGGCACCCTGGTCAGCAACGTGACCTCCACATCGGGCATGGCCTACACCGGGGTCATCAACGGTGGGGTCACACTCCTCACGGACGTGGTGACACTGGTCGCGGTGGCGATCGTGGTGGGCGTCGCCATGCCCATGACCGCACTCGGCATGGCCGTCTACTTCATGGTGGTGGCCCTCGTCTTGAAGTACTTCATCCGACGCCCTGCCTCGCGGCTCGGCTGGACTCTGGTGGTGACGGGGGAGGCCTCGAACACGGCGGCGCTCCAGGGCCTCGAGAACTACAAGGACGTGAAGATCCGGGGCAACGACTCGGCGTTCCTCAACGCGTACCGCGACGCGCGGACGGAGAACGCCGCAGCCATCCGCCTCAAGATGATCCTCACGATGATGCCGCGCTACGTCCTCGAGGTGGCCTTCGTCGCGGCCATCGCGGCCCTGGTGGCGATCTCCTTCGCCAGTGGCCGCGGTGACCAGGCCTTCGGATCCCTGGCCCTGCTGGCGATGGCCGGCTTCCGGGTTCTCCCCTCCATGGCCTCCATCATGGCCACGAGCAATGAGATCAGGACGTCCTGGCCTGCCTTCGAGCGCACGGTCGCCGAGCTCAAGGACGCACAGCCGGTGCTGGACGCGGCGCGCCGACCGTATGACCGTCTCGACTTCAGGCGCTCCTTGGAGGTACGGGACGCGAGTTTCACCTACCCCGGCAAGGACGAGCCGGTCCTGAAGGACATCGACCTCACCATCCCGTTCGGCTCCTCCTACGCCTTCGTGGGCGGTAGCGGCGCCGGCAAGACCACTCTCATCGACCTGCTGATCGGCTTCCACCACGCGCAGGCCGGCGGCGTGTACGTGGACGGGCAGAAGCTCGATGCGAACCCGCGCGGCTGGTGGGACAACGTGGGGTTCGTCCCGCAGTCCGTCACCGTGGTCAACGGCACCGTGCTGCACAACGTCCTGCTGGACACCGAGGCCGCCGAGACCGTGGACCGCTCCGAGGTGGAGCGCGTCCTCCGCGACGCCCAGCTCGGCGAGTGGCTGGACGCCTTGCCCGACGGCCTGGACACCGTCATCGGCGAGGGCGCCGTCGGCGTCTCCGGCGGCCAGCGCCAGCGCCTCGGCATCGCCCGCGCGCTGTACCGGCGCCCGCGGCTCCTCGTGCTGGACGAGGCGACGTCGGCGCTCGACAACCTCACGGAGCGCCGCGTGACGGACGTGATCCAGGCTCTCAGCGGGAGGATCACCGTGCTGGTGGTGGCCCACCGGCTCTCCACCGTGAAGCACTGCGATCAGATCGTCCTCATGGACCAGGGCCGCATCGCCGGCCAGGGGACCTTCCAGGGACTCCAGGAGACCAGCCCGGAGTTCCGCGAGCTCGTCGAGCTCGGCGACCTGTCCACGTGA
- the rsmA gene encoding 16S rRNA (adenine(1518)-N(6)/adenine(1519)-N(6))-dimethyltransferase RsmA: MTQHPEAPAPAPLLSAADVRRIAAELDLRPTKQWGQNFVIDPNTIRRIVQAAGVGPEEHVLEIGPGLGSLTLGLLDAASAVTAVEIDPVTAARLPRTVADYRPEAADALAVLHADAMTLSPHELDAVRPAAAGTGPTALVANLPYNVAVPVLLHALAVLPGLRHGLVMVQDEVADRLAAPPGSRVYGVPSAKAAWYADVRKAGVIGTQVFWPAPRIHSGLVAFTRREPPVSDVDRQDVFAAVDAAFSQRRKTLRAALASWAGTPALAEEALRAAGVDPRARGEQLDIAAFARIARHRPAAGEARP; this comes from the coding sequence ATGACCCAGCACCCCGAGGCGCCCGCGCCGGCCCCGCTCCTCAGCGCAGCGGACGTGCGGCGCATCGCCGCGGAGCTGGACCTGCGCCCCACCAAGCAGTGGGGCCAGAACTTCGTGATCGATCCCAACACCATCCGGCGCATCGTGCAGGCGGCCGGAGTCGGCCCGGAGGAGCACGTGCTGGAGATCGGGCCCGGTCTCGGCTCCCTCACGCTGGGCCTGCTGGACGCCGCGTCCGCGGTCACCGCGGTGGAGATCGACCCGGTGACCGCCGCGCGGCTGCCCCGCACGGTGGCCGACTACCGGCCGGAGGCGGCGGACGCCCTCGCGGTGCTGCACGCGGACGCCATGACCCTCTCCCCGCACGAGCTGGACGCGGTCCGGCCCGCGGCCGCCGGCACGGGCCCCACGGCCCTCGTGGCCAACCTCCCGTACAACGTCGCCGTGCCCGTGCTGCTGCACGCGCTCGCGGTCCTGCCAGGGCTGCGTCACGGACTCGTGATGGTGCAGGACGAGGTCGCGGACCGCCTCGCCGCCCCGCCCGGCTCCCGGGTCTACGGCGTCCCCTCCGCCAAGGCCGCCTGGTACGCGGACGTCCGCAAGGCCGGCGTGATCGGCACGCAGGTGTTCTGGCCCGCCCCGCGCATCCACTCCGGCCTCGTCGCCTTCACACGCCGCGAGCCCCCGGTCTCGGACGTCGACCGCCAGGACGTGTTCGCCGCGGTGGACGCCGCGTTCTCCCAGCGCCGCAAGACCCTGCGGGCCGCCCTCGCGAGCTGGGCCGGCACGCCGGCGCTCGCGGAGGAGGCGCTCCGCGCCGCCGGCGTGGACCCCCGCGCGCGGGGCGAGCAGCTGGACATCGCCGCCTTCGCGCGCATCGCGCGGCACCGCCCTGCGGCAGGGGAGGCCCGCCCGTGA
- a CDS encoding 4-(cytidine 5'-diphospho)-2-C-methyl-D-erythritol kinase, which produces MSQDPTARHVTATAPGKVNLSLRVGPPGLDGYHPVATVYLAVSLRETVTAIVRPDARITVAPSQRQVSLVDTADVPWDERNLAHRAAVHLRETLGLEPDTHGVDLEVAKQVPVAGGMGGGSADAAAALLACAALWETGLTRSQLAEIAAPLGADVPFAVMGGAAVGLGTGADLTPVAARRPVHLVLVPADAGLSTPVVFRTLDELRRDGVLTDAAGAPEVNQDVLRALTAADPLALATAMDNDLQTPAVALFPDLSDMLDLGLDEGALGGMVSGSGPTLLFVTHTEQDALRLATAIQERTGVDALPVRGPVPGSHVL; this is translated from the coding sequence GTGAGCCAGGACCCCACCGCCCGCCACGTCACGGCCACCGCCCCCGGCAAGGTCAACCTGTCCCTGCGGGTCGGCCCGCCCGGCCTGGACGGCTACCACCCGGTGGCCACCGTGTACCTCGCCGTCAGCCTGCGGGAGACCGTCACAGCCATCGTCCGCCCGGACGCCCGGATCACGGTCGCCCCGTCGCAGCGCCAGGTGAGCCTCGTGGACACCGCGGACGTGCCGTGGGACGAGCGCAACCTCGCCCATCGGGCGGCCGTCCACCTCCGGGAGACCCTCGGCCTGGAGCCGGACACCCACGGCGTGGACCTCGAGGTCGCCAAGCAGGTGCCCGTGGCCGGAGGCATGGGCGGCGGCTCCGCGGACGCGGCCGCCGCACTCCTCGCGTGCGCCGCCCTGTGGGAGACGGGTCTGACCCGCAGCCAGCTCGCCGAGATCGCGGCCCCCCTCGGCGCGGACGTGCCGTTCGCCGTCATGGGCGGCGCCGCCGTCGGGCTGGGCACCGGAGCGGACCTCACCCCCGTGGCAGCGCGCCGCCCCGTGCACCTCGTGCTCGTGCCGGCCGACGCCGGACTCTCCACTCCCGTGGTGTTCCGCACCCTGGACGAGCTGCGCCGAGACGGCGTCCTGACGGATGCCGCCGGGGCACCGGAGGTCAACCAGGACGTGCTGCGCGCGCTCACCGCCGCGGACCCGCTCGCCCTCGCCACCGCGATGGACAACGACCTCCAGACCCCGGCGGTCGCCCTGTTCCCGGACCTCTCGGACATGCTCGACCTGGGCCTGGACGAGGGGGCCCTGGGCGGCATGGTCTCCGGCTCCGGGCCCACCCTGCTCTTCGTGACGCACACGGAGCAGGACGCCCTGCGCCTGGCCACGGCCATCCAGGAGCGCACCGGCGTGGACGCCCTGCCCGTGCGCGGCCCCGTCCCCGGGTCCCACGTGCTCTGA